Proteins from a genomic interval of Fusarium oxysporum Fo47 chromosome I, complete sequence:
- a CDS encoding Saccharopine dehydrogenase (Homospermidine synthase) yields the protein MPQSALLLGSGFVATPAVEVLAKAGVHVTVACRTLASAKNLAGTFDNTNAISLDVNDSAALEEAVAKHDITISLIPYTYHVAVIKAAIKAKKNVVTTSYVSPAMEELHEEAKAAGITVLNEIGVDPGVDHLYAVDFIDRIQQEGGKIKSFKSFCGGLPAPENSNNPLGYKFSWSSRGVLLALKNNAKYYEDNKLVDITGVDLMGTAKPYHTGYLGYNFVAYGNRDSTGYRQRYRIPDAETVVRGTIRYNGFPQFVKALVDIGFLSVDEQDFFKQAIPWKEALQKFIGASSSSEEDLIKTVLSKTSISDESVKSQVLAGLKWIGVFSDAKTTPRGTALDTLCATLEQKMAYEEGERDLVFLQHTFEVVNKDGSQNTWTSTLIEYGAPEGSGGYSAMSKLVGVPCGVATKMVLDGTITDKGVVAPVYPSLARTLMKQLKADHGIECKEKIIA from the exons ATGCCTCAATCcgccctcctcctcggtTCCGGCTTCGTTGCCACCCCTGCCGTCGAAGTCCTCGCCAAGGCTGGCGTTCACGTTACTGTTGCTTGCCGTACTCTCGCCTCAGCCAAGAACCTCGCTGGAACTTTCgacaacaccaacgccatcAGCCTCGATGTCAACGATTCCGCTGCTCTCGAGGAGGCTGTCGCTAAGCACGACATCACCATCTCTCTGATTCCCTACACATACCACGTTGCCGTCATCAAGGCCGCTATCAAGGCTAAGAAGAATGTCGTCACTACCTCTTACGTCTCTCCTGCTATGGAGGAGCTCCACGAGGAGGCTAAGGCCGCCGGTATCACAGTCCTGAACGAGATTGGT GTTGACCCTGG TGTCGACCACCTTTACGCTGTCGACTTCATCGACCGCATCCAGCAGGAGGGTGGCAAGATCAAGTCCTTCAAGAGCTTCTGCGGTGGTCTCCCCGCCCCTGAGA ACTCCAACAACCCTCTAG GCTACAAGTTCAGCTGGAGCAGCCGAGGTGTTCTTCTGGCCCTCAAGAACAACGCCAAGTACTACGAGGACAACAAGCTGGTTGACATCACTGGTGTCGACCTCATGGGCACTGCAAAGCCTTACCACACCGGCTACTTGGGTTACAACTTTGTTGCCTATGGAAACCGTGACAGCACTGGTTACCGTCAGCG CTACCGTATTCCCGATGCCGAGACCGTCGTCCGAGGAACCATTCGCTACAATGGTTTCCCCCAGTTCGTCAAGGCTCTCGTCGACATTGGCTTCCTCAGCGTTGATGAGCAAGACTTCTTCAAGCAGGCTATTCCTTGGAAGGAGGCCCTCCAGAAGTTCATTGGTGCTAGCTCATCAAGCGAGGAGGATCTGATTAAGACTGTCCTCTCCAAGACCTCTATCAGCGACGAGTCTGTTAAGAGCCAAGTGCTGGCTGGACTCAAGTGGA TTGGTGTCTTCTCTGATGCCAAGACCACCCCTCGCGGAACAGCCCTCGACACCCTGTGCGCCACTCTTGAGCAGAAGATGGCTTATGAGGAGGGCGAGCGCGATCTTGTG TTCCTCCAACACACTTTCGAGGTCGTCAACAAGGACGGCAGCCAGAACACCTGGACCTCCACCCTTATCGAGTACGGTGCCCCTGAGGGTTCCGGTGGCTACTCCGCCATGTCCAAGCTTGTCGGTGTTCCTTGTGGTGTTG CTACCAAGATGGTTCTCGACGGTACTATCACAGATAAGGGTGTTGTCGCCCCTGTGTACCCTAGCCTTGCCAGGACAttgatgaagcagctcaaggccGACCACGG TATCGAGTGCAAGGAGAAGATCATTGCTTAA
- a CDS encoding Piwi domain-containing protein, protein MSDRGRSPSPAGSRGPSGSGRRPSQSPARSASGCTAGGAAVGYQKPLGFDPAKPQGQDTQGNTRMELPPDAYVAETKKDLFTLRNGRFNTEGKPEQIEVNQYRMTRFDYNKKIYQYDVFISPNPDKIGPVMKKIWAHATTRNALKAYKFDMWLFDGKKLAWSPALVERGEARFTVDLDEGKRPAGGRAREGGKFLVTIRKTTEIRVSALQGYLEHKISFNNSVQEALNFMDHLVRQWPSKNLLAIKRNFYKTGQPGAPLQDGAIVEVHKGTYASIRMSDNIKQRGVGLGYNIDVANTCFWIGNQPMDKMACNFLATLDGKYGGHTPATINELLKPVRDRKTGRWASSDAFKQLRKMRRLKFKIKHKGRKNEDKLYTIQDFAFNEKFGEAGASARTWTFEKDGKDISVYEYYKKEYNVTLRLSHLPLIDAGKGGMIPMELAFVEDMQRYPFKLNPEQTAAMIKIAVTRPAIRKRDIQNGAAALQIGQDPFLKEYGVNFEPQFAKTEARILTAPIVRFGQGTAEPRFAGRWDLRGKKFWKQNVAPLQNWGFIALEQQVQLPVMQAFANTFKSTYIGHGGKVTADPILLPTPGPLRFDAAGAIAHAHEQITKQRGYTQLLFVIVSKKNSGTYERLKKSADCRFGILTQVVLGNHVQKNNGQYHSNVCMKVNAKLGGATSCTPPLWKTPTFFPDNRPTMIVGVDVSHAAPGGVTPSTASMTMSVDKDATRYAAVAETNGYRVEMLTPSNIRFMFGELIPRWRANHQGLVPKHLIYFRDGVGEGQFAYVLDQEVEEIKKYLATILPGGQMPKFTVIVATKRHHIRFFPQRGDKNGNPLPGTLVEREVTHPFMFDFYLNSHVAIQGTARPVHYHVILDEMNMPVNDLQKMIYQQCYSYARSTTPVSLHPAVYYAHLASNRARAHENVNSSDGFRIGPKGHEIAAEKQAHGASTGLPNRTVEAPPLIRLGGALSQTPLDGEQRQRDFFRGTMWYI, encoded by the exons ATGTCTGACAGAGGTCGATCGCCTTCCCCGGCTGGGTCTCGAGGTCCCTCCGGCTCGGGACGACGTCCTTCTCAGTCTCCCGCACGTTCTGCGTCTGGCTGTACTGCTGGTGGCGCCGCTGTCGGCTACCAGAAGCCCCTTGGCTTTGATCCAGCCAAGCCCCAGGGTCAGGACACCCAAGGCAATACCCGAATGGAATTGCCCCCTGACGCTTACGTGgccgagaccaagaaggacTTGTTCACGCTGCGAAATGGGCGCTTCAACACTGAGGGGAAACCCGAGCAGATCGAGGTCAACCAGTACAGGATGACCAGGTTTGACTACAACAAAAAGATTTATCAGTACGAC GTTTTCATCTCTCCCAACCCGGACAAGATCGGCCCCGtcatgaagaagatctggGCGCATGCCACTACTCGCAATGCCCTGAAAGCCTACAAGTTCGACATGTGGCTCTTCGATGGGAAGAAGCTGGCATGGAGTCCTGCTCTTGTGGAACGTGGCGAGGCTCGTTTCACTGTCGACCTTGACGAGGGCAAACGACCTGCTGGTGGGAGAGCTCGCGAAGGCGGCAAGTTTCTTGTCACAATTCGCAAAACTACCGAAATTCGAGTTTCTGCTCTTCAAGGCTATCTCGAACACAAGATATCTTTCAACAACAGCGTTCAAGAGGCGCTGAACTTTATGGATCATCTTGTGCGACAGTGGCCTTCCAAGAACCTCCTGGCCATCAAACGAAACTTCTACAAGACTGGTCAGCCTGGAGCTCCTCTTCAGGATGGAGCTATTGTTGAGGTTCACAAGGGCACATATGCTTCCATCCGCATGAGTGACAATATCAAGCAGAGAGGTGTTGGCCTCGGCTACAACATTGATGTTGCCAACACTTGTTTCTGGATCGGAAATCAGCCCATGGACAAGATGGCTTGTAACTTCCTCGCCACTCTCGATGGGAAGTATGGAGGACATACACCTGCCACCATCAATGAGTTGCTCAAGCCTGTCCGGGACCGCAAAACTGGACGCTGGGCCTCTTCGGATGCTTTCAAGCAGCTCCGAAAGATGCGCCGACTCAaattcaagatcaagcacaAGGGTCGGAAAAACGAGGACAAACTGTACACCATCCAAGACTTTGCCTTCAATGAGAAATTCGGCGAAGCTGGCGCATCGGCCAGGACCTGGACTTTTGAAAAGGACGGGAAAGACATCTCAGTGTATGAGTACTACAAAAAGGAGTACAACGTGACCCTGAGACTGTCTCATCTTCCACTTATTGATGCTGGAAAAGGTGGCATGATTCCTATGGAGCTTGCCTTCGTTGAGGATATGCAGCGATATCCCTTCAAGCTTAACCCCGAACAGACAGCCGCCATGATCAAGATTGCTGTCACCCGTCCAGCTATTCGCAAACGGGACATTCAGAACGGAGCAGCTGCCCTGCAGATCGGCCAAGATCCGTTCCTGAAGGAGTATGGCGTCAACTTTGAGCCGCAGTTTGCAAAGACCGAGGCACGCATTCTGACTGCCCCCATTGTCAGATTTGGACAAGGTACAGCCGAACCCAGATTTGCTGGTCGTTGGGACTTGCGAGGCAAGAAGTTCTGGAAACAGAATGTCGCGCCTCTCCAGAACTGGGGCTTCATCGCCCTAGAGCAACAAGTGCAGCTACCCGTTATGCAGGCTTTTGCCAATACCTTCAAGAGCACCTACATCGGTCATGGAGGTAAAGTGACTGCCGACCCTATCCTTTTGCCTACACCTGGCCCTCTCCGCTTTGATGCTGCGGGCGCCATTGCGCACGCTCATGAGCAGATCACGAAGCAACGGGGCTACACCCAGCTCTTGTTTGTTATCgtctccaagaagaacagtGGAACTTATGAGCGCCTCAAGAAGTCTGCGGATTGCAGATTTGGTATTCTTACCCAGGTCGTCCTCGGCAACCACGTGCAAAAGAACAATGGGCAATACCATTCAAATGTGTGCATGAAGGTGAACGCCAAGCTTGGTGGTGCCACTTCCTGCACTCCTCCTCTGTGGAAGACACCTACATTCTTCCCCGACAACCGCCCTACCATGATTGTAGGTGTTGATGTATCCCACGCCGCTCCCGGAGGCGTAACCCCATCCACCGCCTCGATGACTATGTCCGTGGACAAGGATGCCACTCGTTACGCCGCCGTTGCTGAGACCAATGGATACCGTGTCGAGATGCTGACCCCCTCGAACATCCGATTCATGTTCGGAGAACTCATACCTCGTTGGAGAGCCAATCACCAAGGACTGGTTCCTAAACACCTGATCTATTTCCGAGACGGCGTAGGAGAGGGACAATTTGCGTACGTGTTGGACCAGGAAGTCGAAGAGATCAAGAAATATCTTGCCACGATTCTCCCTGGTGGACAGATGCCGAAATTCACTGTGATTGTGGCCACCAAGCGTCACCACATTCGTTTCTTCCCTCAGAGAGGAGATAAGAATGGCAATCCTCTGCCTGGTACTTTGGTTGAGCGAGAAGTCACGCATCCTTTCATGTTTGACTTTTACCTCAATTCACACGTTGCTATCCAAGGAACCGCTCGACCGGTTCACTACCACGTCATCTTGGATGAGATGAACATGCCGGTCAACGATCTACAGAAGATGATCTACCAACAGTGCTACTCGTACGCACGTTCGACCACTCCTGTATCACTTCACCCGGCGGTCTACTATGCGCATCTCGCTAGTAACCGAGCTCGCGCTCATGAGAACGTCAACTCTAGTGATGGTTTCCGAATCGGTCCCAAGGGCCACGAGATCGCTGCGGAGAAGCAGGCGCATGGTGCCTCCACCGGCCTTCCTAACAGGACCGTTGAAGCACCTCCGTTGATCCGCCTTGGCGGTGCACTTAGCCAGACGCCTCTGGATGGTGAGCAGCGACAGAGAGACTTTTTCCGCGGCACTATGTGGTACATCTGA